In the Salvelinus fontinalis isolate EN_2023a chromosome 34, ASM2944872v1, whole genome shotgun sequence genome, one interval contains:
- the LOC129833334 gene encoding telomerase RNA component interacting RNase-like encodes MDPKRGYNRRHQNSSDSSSNSPGSPASPAPGVSKAAAANTFANDGSFMEMFKKKMEEEKRKKEMDQRCGDKSTADEGQSTQEKKTPSVTSFVGKRRGGSKLALKTGMVAKKQKVDPEMEGKGDAWTKYMAEVKKYKAHQCGDDDKTRPLVK; translated from the exons ATGGATCCGAAGCGTGGATACaacagaagacatcaaaacagcaGCGATTCGAGCAGTAACAGCCCGGGGTCGCCAGCCAGTCCTGCACCGGGAGTCAGCAAAGCAGCAGCGGCCAATACATTTGCTAATGATGGAAGCTTTATGGAGATGTTCAAGAAAAAAATGGAGGAAGAAAAAAGGAAAAAAGAAATGGACCAACGATGTGGTGATAAAAGTACTGCTGACGAAGGACAGTCGACACAGGAAAAGAAGACTCCGAGTGTGACCAGCTTT GTGGGGAAGCGCAGAGGTGGCTCTAAATTGGCCCTCAAGACTGGCATGGTTGCGAAGAAACAGAAAGTGGATCCTGAG ATGGAGGGCAAGGGGGATGCCTGGACAAAATACATGGCAGAGGTGAAAAAGTATAAAGCCCACCAGTGTGGCGATGATGACAAAACCAGGCCCCTGGTCAAATAG